ATTCGTTGGCGAATTGTGTGGCAACGCCTCTCGAAAGGATTGTTGTTCGTGGAAATAGCAGAAAGATTAGATGTGTCCATCAGCACTGTATGTAGAGTTTACAAACTCTTCAAGGAAACAAATGCAGTTGACCCTAAGTCACGTTGCAAACCAAGGCTTCATACAAGACAAATGGATATGCAATTAGAATTGTATGTGATAGGATATGTGCTCGAGCATCCAGGCATATACTTGTTTGAGCTGTGTCGGAAAATTCAAGATGCATCAGGAGTACAGGTTTCTAAGAGTACCATTTGTAGATTGTTGAGAAGACACGGATTTACTCGTAAGAAGCTTCAGCAAATTGCACTCCAGCAATCCACATTGTTAAGGGGCAAATTTATGGCAACCACTATGCTATACAAAAGGGAACAATTTGTATGGTTGGATGAAACAGGCTCAGATAACCGCACCTATTTGAGAAAGTATGGGTATGCAATTAAAGGTGAAAGACCAAGGTGTCGTCAATTACTTTGCCGTGGTGAAAGGATATCTGCTATAGCTGCCCTTTCTACAGATGGGTTGGTTGCTGCTGAAGTCATGAAGGGTACAACAAATGCGAACACTTTTTGATTTTGCAAGGGGGAGCCTTATTCCTAACATGCACCCATTCAATGGTTCAAATCCAAAATCCATTGTAATTATGGACAATTGCTCCATTCACCATGTACAAGAGGTCATCAGTTTGTTTCAGACAACTGGGATACTTGTGATGTTTCTTCCTCCATACAGCCCCGATTACAATCCAGTAGAAGAAGCTTTCAGTTATGTGAAGTACTATTTGAAGAGACATGAAAGTTTAGTGCAAGCAATACCAGATAAAACACCTGTAATAAAGTCAGCCTTACATAGCATTACAGCTGATTTAGCGTGTTCTTGGATTGATGACTGTGGTTACTCATAGTAGTTATATGAACAAATACATTATAAGTATACATGTCTTGCTCAATGTATGCTGAATAAGTATCACAAATCTAACTAACTGATAAGAGATAGCCTAAATATAAACACAGTATATGTGGACACATGCACATCAAAACTTGTAGATATCACTTAGAATTGTTTCCTGCAACCTTTCATACTGGTCAGATGTGATATTACCTTTATCAAGCAGCTCCCCTAGTTGCTGGAGTTGCTGAATACACTCAGTACGAAGATTGATTCTCTTCCCTGGTGATATGCCAACCACAGTAGGAACAGAAGTGGCATTAGTAGTAGAATTGGTCAGAACTGAGTTACTTGATGTACTCTCAGACACTCTTTCATTATCTTTCTTCTTTTTACCTCTAAAAAATGGGTAATCTGGGGGTTCATCATACGAGCTCTGCTTCCCAATCTGTATTAATTGTGCCCAAGCATGGTACTGCTCTGCTGTGTACTTCTTCCCATGCTTATCTTTCAACTTCAACAATATTTCCTTGGCCTCATCTATTTTACCTTCTATCTCGGTGGTACACTTTGTACGTTTTTCATCGGCATGACCAGCAGTATCATTGCTGCGCTTCTTACTGACTGCTCCTCCCTTACCAGGCAGAAAGCACCAAAGAAGAATCTCTTTTTTCGTGCTGTAAGCTTCATACATATCTTGTAAATCTTCACAACAGGTAATCCAACGCTGTTTACCCTTGTATCCATGTCCAGGTTCCATATACCCCACCTGTACCTCATCACAGGCACTTAACTCGATGTATGACTCTTTAAGCTTCATGGTCAGTTGCTCAGGAGTCTTGAACTTAACATGTGTCCGCCACTTTTCAACCCGGTATTCTGACTTTCGGTTAGGGTTGATCAATTTCACTGAATAGCACGTATCAACTGTCTCACAATCATCCTCTTCGTCACTTAATATTGGCATAGGTGAACCGTTGTTACTTTCCACTTGCACCTATTGAAAGTGATAAACTTGTCACATTGCGCGCCAGTTATGCCGCCAAAAATGTTCTCAATACCTTGCCGCTTTCACTTGAGACTTCACTGGTTGATTCTCCAGTCGTGGAAATGCTAGTCTGAGAAAATGAACCGTTACAATGGTAATATATCCCCATGTAATTGGAATCTGTCCGAGGATCCATTACTCCGACAACGACACTCGTGCATGCACGTGACCTACGGAAATATTCACGGTACGGAATTAAtttttcaagaattctgcaatcgactgtatCAGTAGCTTTCCGGCACACCGCTGCCTTTGATGATCGTGTCGAAAGGAGTTCAAAGGTGACTGGCAGCTGTCGACTCAGCCATATTTTATATTTATACGGTTGATCTACAGTCTAAACACGTGTCAGTTGCTGAACAGCGACTGTTGTCCTCGACTGTTGGCGTGACTTTACTTGATTCAAGTTTATAGCTGTACTGATTCGGCTGAGGGCTCGTCACTTTAACTCGCACTTTAAGGACGCTTAGAGCAGTATTTGTAACAGTTCAGTTTAAGGATGATGGCGGATGGCTCCGCTAACCCTGCTGGTCACAGTAGC
The Dysidea avara chromosome 7, odDysAvar1.4, whole genome shotgun sequence genome window above contains:
- the LOC136261152 gene encoding uncharacterized protein, whose product is MDMQLELYVIGYVLEHPGIYLFELCRKIQDASGVQVSKSTICRLLRRHGFTRKKLQQIALQQSTLLRGKFMATTMLYKREQFVWLDETGSDNRTYLRKYGYAIKGERPRCRQLLCRGERISAIAALSTDGLVAAEVMKGTTNANTF
- the LOC136262058 gene encoding uncharacterized protein, which translates into the protein MDPRTDSNYMGIYYHCNGSFSQTSISTTGESTSEVSSESGKVQVESNNGSPMPILSDEEDDCETVDTCYSVKLINPNRKSEYRVEKWRTHVKFKTPEQLTMKLKESYIELSACDEVQVGYMEPGHGYKGKQRWITCCEDLQDMYEAYSTKKEILLWCFLPGKGGAVSKKRSNDTAGHADEKRTKCTTEIEGKIDEAKEILLKLKDKHGKKYTAEQYHAWAQLIQIGKQSSYDEPPDYPFFRGKKKKDNERVSESTSSNSVLTNSTTNATSVPTVVGISPGKRINLRTECIQQLQQLGELLDKGNITSDQYERLQETILSDIYKF